GTCGCTATTAAATAATTACCCGACCCCTCAGTTGTGACTTGAGTTTTGCGATCATTTGAATTATTTTTTAAACCGTTAGTAGACTGCTCAGAGGCTTTAAGCAAAGCAACTTCAGCTTCTTTAGCTCTTTGACTCTTTTCGAATTGTTGCCAAACACCTAAAATGATAACACTGATAATTGCAAAAGCAATCGTTCCTAATATAACTATGGGAAATAGTGACGTTTTAGAACGACTGTCAGTGCTATTTCGCCTCATACGTGACACATTTTTTTTAGGAATTAACCTGTTATCTGATTTAAATTGGCTAACAGGCGATATCGTTTTTAGTGGCGATTTGCTATCTAAACCAACAGTCTTTACAGGGATAACTAAGGTTTCTTTGTTTTTAGAAACTTCTAACGGTTGACCATACCCCATGCTCTGATGTGATAACAACTTCTCTTGTAATCGTTTCTTACTTAACTTCTCTTCAACAATCTCAGTTACAGATTTTATATCACTGTCTTTTTTGGAATTAACTTGATAACGGTATCGTCTTTTTAAAGTATTGAAATCTAACTCAACAATGTCAGCATATTCTTTTAAAAATTGATCAAATTTTTCTTCCGGAATAATTTTAAACTGATCCAATTCCATTGCCAGCAAGTAATGGGAAGAAATCCCTGTCTTCAATTCTATATCATCTAGTGTGATATTTTTTCCAACACGCGATTCTCTTAACACTTCACCAAGACTTTTTTCACTCATACAGGTACCTCAAAAATAATATAGTAACCCTATTATAACAGATTTTCATCTATTTTGGGAAGACTGTGAAGTCTGAAGCATCAGCTTTTTCAAAAAATGCTTTTCCAATTGTAACAACATCTTTTAGAGTGAGTCTTTCTATAATTTTTGGAATATCAAAATATGTTTCTTTATCAGAATCAGACAGGTATAGACTGAACTGATGGGTTAAATGTTCTATAGAGTCTAAACTCTGAATAAAGTCACCATACATTTCTTTTTTTAATAGATTTAAGTGCTCATTTGTAAACTCTTTTGATATCTTTATAGTAGCTAATTTTTGACGGATATAGTTAGACATTGCGATAGGCTCTGGTGTATCAAGTGATATTAATACAAATTGAAAATTATGATGAATTTCAACATCCACATCAAATGAATCGTCTATTTTACCATCTTCATATAGCGTATGATAGATTTTAGAAGTCCAACCTATAAGCATTGATAAAAATAGCTTCAAGGCAATACGATACGTTAATAGTGAATGCTGAGTTAAGGTCAGATACCCTCGAAAACCAACAACCAGCTTGGCAGTAGTAACATCCATGTCAACAGAAGATGATTTAATGACAGGATAGTAGTGTAAAGGATCAACAGTTACCCTTTTTCTATCTGGATAGGATAATGTGGTTTGAAACCTTTGAATAGCTAAAAAAGTTTCGTCAATATCAATATCACCGACAATGAATAGACTCATATTAGTAGGTTGGTAAAAATAAGTATGATGCGTTTCCAATAATATTTTCGTGATCTTTTGAATGGATGCTTTTGAGCCAGCAATATCATTAGCTAAACTTGTTTTTGGAAATAAGTTCTGAAGGATTCCACTATATGCACGGTAGTCAGCATCATCTTGATACATATCAATTTCTTGCCCGATTATTTTTTTTTCTCTACTAACAGATTCATCTGTTATATTAGCAGAAAGAACAAAATATTGAAGGAGTTCCAAATTTTCCTGAAATTTACTAGCTGTTGAAAAGAAGAAACTCGTTTGGTTGAAAGTTGTAAAGGCATTTGTCTCTGCTCCTAGCTGTGTAAACTTTAATGAAATATCTCCACCTGATTCATCTTCAAAGAGTTTATGTTCTAAAAAGTGTGCAATACCTGCTGGAGCATCTCGTGATTCGTCATCGACTGTCAACTTATTGTCAAGAGAACCGAAACCTACTGTCAACATAGCTGTTTTTTCTAAAAACCCTATTTTTTTTATAAAATAAACAGTTAAACCATTTTCTAATTTTACATAGTAAAGGTCTTCGTCAATATTAGGATAGTTTATCTTTACTAATTTTGTCATTTTATATTCCTTCTAAAAAATAGACAGTTTGAAGCTTTAAAAGATTAGCTACTTTAATGATATCTGCTTTATTAACTTCATTAACCCCTTTAATCCAATTTTTAATAGAATAAGAAGAATCAATGTAAGAAGATCTGTATATTCTTTCAATTATATTTTTATTATAATCTTCTGATAATAAGGCATTATTCAACAACATCGATCTGGTCTTTTTAATCAATTGTTCTGAGAATCGTCCCATTTTAATGGCATTTAATTCTTGGATGATTAGTTGTAACGTTTTAGTGCGATGTTGACTGTCAATTCCAGTATAAATTTCAAATAATCCTGTATAACTATCAAAACGACACCCTATACTATAAGCAAGTCCTTCTTCTTCTCTAATTTTTATAAAGAGACGGGAATGTGCAAAAGAGCCTAACAACCCATTTAAAAGAACTAAAGCATAATAGTCACGTTGTCCAAAAACTGAAGGGAAGTGATAAGCTAATTGTAAAATAGATTGATGAACTGCTCTTTTTTCAATAGATTCTTTAATAATATTGACAGAATTTTGTAAATGAAAGAAATTTAGGTTTTTATTTCGGTTATCAAGTGGAAATTGATGAATTAGCTGAACAACGCGATAATCATCAAAATCTCCTAAAATGAAAATATCAATCTGATCTTCATTGAGCATTTTATGAAATTCTTGATAGCTAGTATAGGCAGTCTCTTTTGCAATTAGTTCTGGGCTACCATATTCTGACATTTGTAGATTCTTATTACAATAAAACAATTCTTTTACCTTAAGAGAGCTGTAGTAAAAAGAATCCTCTCTATCTGACTCGATGTAGTTAATCAAATTATTTTTTTCAGTCTCAAAAACTTTAGGCTGATACTGGGCGATGGATAATAGGGGTGAGAACAAGATATCTTTTAAAAACTGAATCATTTCATCTAGTATTTTTTCCCCATTGCAAGCATATCTATCTTGAATAAAAGTAATATCGATATCCACAATATGAACTAACCCTTTTGTTAACACGTTAGTTGACAAGCTAGCTCCATAAAGTCGTGCTAATTTTTCTCTAAACTGCCTAACAGTTGGATAACACTCATTAGCTGTTGCTAACATCTGTGCCACTAAGACTCTTTTTGCTACTGTTTTTTGGTTCAAATCACCTGAAAAACGAAAGGTAATATGATTGGTTTTAAACTGTTTGGTCTTAATCAGATGAAGTTGTACTCCCTGAACAATTTTCATAATGTTTCCTTAATAAATAGTGTGATCCTTACGATTATACCATTTTTATTCAGGTTAGGTGAGTGATAACTTTTTTTGACTTAATTGTCGGGATTCTAGTGTTAGTAAAATATAGTTTTCTACAATATATCCTTTACCAGTTATCATATTTCTTGATATTTTTTAAAAATCAAAATATATCTATTTTTTTCACAAAATTAGATAAAACTATTTGAAAAGTTTGCTAAAATAATTTATAACAATTCAATTATTTTGAGATAATTTATATTAAATAAATTATCCTGATTTTTCTTTTTTTGGGGGAAATTTTTTAATTTAAATACATTTTTATTAAAAATATTTCTATGACTAGTTGACATTACCCCTTATTTATATTAGAATATCGAGGTCCCTGTCT
The genomic region above belongs to Streptococcus pyogenes and contains:
- a CDS encoding helix-turn-helix domain-containing protein, encoding MSEKSLGEVLRESRVGKNITLDDIELKTGISSHYLLAMELDQFKIIPEEKFDQFLKEYADIVELDFNTLKRRYRYQVNSKKDSDIKSVTEIVEEKLSKKRLQEKLLSHQSMGYGQPLEVSKNKETLVIPVKTVGLDSKSPLKTISPVSQFKSDNRLIPKKNVSRMRRNSTDSRSKTSLFPIVILGTIAFAIISVIILGVWQQFEKSQRAKEAEVALLKASEQSTNGLKNNSNDRKTQVTTEGSGNYLIATVTKSKETVDISVSLTEAQSSWISLTNSEIGEGGITLTQDSPTYTATLPAEITESLLTLGVTKGVSVTIDGQPVDLSPLTSTDLSYITFKIQ
- the yfmH gene encoding EF-P 5-aminopentanol modification-associated protein YfmH, translating into MTKLVKINYPNIDEDLYYVKLENGLTVYFIKKIGFLEKTAMLTVGFGSLDNKLTVDDESRDAPAGIAHFLEHKLFEDESGGDISLKFTQLGAETNAFTTFNQTSFFFSTASKFQENLELLQYFVLSANITDESVSREKKIIGQEIDMYQDDADYRAYSGILQNLFPKTSLANDIAGSKASIQKITKILLETHHTYFYQPTNMSLFIVGDIDIDETFLAIQRFQTTLSYPDRKRVTVDPLHYYPVIKSSSVDMDVTTAKLVVGFRGYLTLTQHSLLTYRIALKLFLSMLIGWTSKIYHTLYEDGKIDDSFDVDVEIHHNFQFVLISLDTPEPIAMSNYIRQKLATIKISKEFTNEHLNLLKKEMYGDFIQSLDSIEHLTHQFSLYLSDSDKETYFDIPKIIERLTLKDVVTIGKAFFEKADASDFTVFPK
- the yfmF gene encoding EF-P 5-aminopentanol modification-associated protein YfmF, with the protein product MKIVQGVQLHLIKTKQFKTNHITFRFSGDLNQKTVAKRVLVAQMLATANECYPTVRQFREKLARLYGASLSTNVLTKGLVHIVDIDITFIQDRYACNGEKILDEMIQFLKDILFSPLLSIAQYQPKVFETEKNNLINYIESDREDSFYYSSLKVKELFYCNKNLQMSEYGSPELIAKETAYTSYQEFHKMLNEDQIDIFILGDFDDYRVVQLIHQFPLDNRNKNLNFFHLQNSVNIIKESIEKRAVHQSILQLAYHFPSVFGQRDYYALVLLNGLLGSFAHSRLFIKIREEEGLAYSIGCRFDSYTGLFEIYTGIDSQHRTKTLQLIIQELNAIKMGRFSEQLIKKTRSMLLNNALLSEDYNKNIIERIYRSSYIDSSYSIKNWIKGVNEVNKADIIKVANLLKLQTVYFLEGI